One Phoenix dactylifera cultivar Barhee BC4 chromosome 14, palm_55x_up_171113_PBpolish2nd_filt_p, whole genome shotgun sequence DNA window includes the following coding sequences:
- the LOC120113184 gene encoding uncharacterized protein LOC120113184, with product MPIPLHWDDVGERRLLGPELVQHTRDKVLLIKQRLQAAQDGHKRWADRGRRALKFLEENFIFLKVSPSKDITRFGRHSKLNPHYIGPFEVLARIGKVAYKLALPPELSGVHNVFHVSLLRRYIPDPSHVVPHEPLQLSKDLTYEEAPLRIIDRKEQILRRRTIPYIKVQWTNHTERKATRELEEKMR from the coding sequence ATGCCGATCCCCCTACATTGGGATGATGTCGGGGAGCGGAGATTATTGGGCCCCGAACTGGTCCAGCACACCAGAGACAAAGTACTTCTGATTAAGCAAAGGCTTCAGGCTGCCCAGGACGGACATAAAAGATGGGCtgacagaggaagaagggccttGAAATTTTTGGAGGAAAACTTTATCTTCCTAAAAGTTTCTCCATCGAAGGATATTACCCGATTCGGAAGACACAGCAAGTTAAATCCTCACTACATCGGCCCATTCGAGGTTCTTGCCAGAATAGGCAAGGTTGCTTACAAGTTGGCCCTGCCTCCAGAGTTATCAGGTGTACACAACGTCTTCCATGTCTCTCTGCTACGGAGGTACATCCCGGATCCCAGCCATGTGGTGCCACATGAACCTCTGCAATTAAGTAAAGATTTAACATATGAGGAGGCTCCCCTGCGCATCATTGACAGAAAAGAGCAAATCCTCCGAAGGCGCACCATTCCCTACATTAAGGTCCAGTGGACCAATCACACTGAAAGAAAAGCTACCAGGGAACTGGAAGAAAAGATGCGTTAG